A window from Dermacentor albipictus isolate Rhodes 1998 colony chromosome 10, USDA_Dalb.pri_finalv2, whole genome shotgun sequence encodes these proteins:
- the Noc1 gene encoding CCAAT/enhancer-binding protein zeta isoform X2: MESFSARCLHTYQLPRRRSQQKSEETTRGYAPEDVLFVGQSQPAHNYDVWQRRGTMAAPIAMADDVQSSGTARRKHKKESLPRPKIFKKTNAKFHNNVSKPPFGSEASEAVKFNQMLVKPNKKWYEQLPVGDSTTVPDNPPELVSAKRKLAEALFEHDKELYKKHGESRARASDMRWVRTVLSKGVLADKVAAHTLLIQESPLHNLASVDALLAMVTPKGKKECLLAMDALRDLFLSDLLVPDKKLKAFCQRPLASLNGSGPVESRTLLLWHFEDLLKQRYATFLQSVETVSFDQVEKLKLRAVTCMFHMLTYHPEKELFLLERLINKLGDRMHSVASRVAHYLTQLTNHHPRMKGAVLTEVDRFVYRPNVAPKAQYYALCFLSQLLLSDNDVMLARSLVSFYFTFFKKCVQRSKVADARTMKVLLTGVNRAFPYARASDAEGLPDDQVNLMFRLVHLTDFNIAVQALTLLFQILDAKSSLSDRFYGALYRKALDPALEHSSHQTMFLNLLYKSLKRDTENNRVKAFLKRLLQACLYRSPHLACGILFLVSEVLKLRPTLLDARTFDDSHNEAPECAVQMDDNESDGEHYDDAPDDSDNEDATDAAKSARSDRSGSRTGTTSEKQSTGSWVHTKLTTVDESGSMTVERRRRTGYDPLARNPLYCGAEFCPAWELRHLSRHHHPSVALFAERILRGQPVAYPGDPLQDFTLSRFLDRFVYRNPKATGANEPIMEDQAASVFGKRRQYVPKGVRKMDVLSRQYQQQVEANIPPEETFLYRYFKQERERRKAEKVGDEDKKKKKKEADEEELASDAESVASDDVGRVLDMFEPGVDGELDFASAFSGSKKRKKGRAESDDSDDEESDEDDDLEGLEDDEEYQEALKGLPLGKGGSEIQEEDIEFSDDDDEFSTGGKRPLKELPNRGKVKSKGFDLSKLVASAEEFSHLLEENAGGVDTTTSQAVSNKDKASAKQLRWERDRDAWVRGEDWRSRKRKPGTGSVLRRGKMAGKRQKRR, translated from the exons GGAGGAAACTACCCGAGGATACGCACCCGAGGATGTGCTGTTTGTAGGACAAAGTCAGCCTGCTCACAACTATGACGTCTGGCAACGTAGAGGTACAATGGCTGCGCCCATTGCAATGGCTGACGACGTGCAGTCAAGTGGCACTGCGCGTAGaaagcataaaaaagaaagcttaccCAGACCCAAGATCTTCAAAAAGACAAATGCAAAGTTCCATAACAATGTGTCGAAGCCACCGTTCGGCAGTGAGGCTTCGGAGGCCGTCAAGTTCAACCAGATGCTCGTCAAGCCGAACAAGAAGTGGTACGAGCAG CTTCCAGTAGGGGACTCCACGACAGTTCCTGACAACCCTCCCGAACTGGTCTCAGCCAAGCGCAAGTTGGCGGAAGCCCTATTTGAGCATGACAAGGAACTTTACAAGAAAC ACGGGGAGTCACGGGCCCGAGCCTCAGACATGCGATGGGTACGAACTGTGCTGTCGAAAGGTGTGCTTGCCGACAAGGTGGCTGCCCACACGCTGTTGATTCAGGAGAGTCCCCTGCACAACCTGGCGAGCGTGGACGCGTTGCTGGCCATGGTGACTCCCAAGGGAAAGAAGGAGTGTCTCCTCGCAATGG ATGCCCTGAGGGACCTGTTTCTCTCTGATCTCCTCGTACCTGATAAGAAGTTGAAGGCCTTTTGTCAG CGCCCCCTGGCGAGCCTGAATGGCAGTGGCCCGGTCGAGTCCCGGACGCTGCTCCTCTGGCACTTTGAGGACCTACTGAAGCAGCGGTATGCGACGTTCCTGCAGTCCGTGGAGACGGTCTCCTTCGACCAGGTGGAGAAGCTCAAGCTGCGTGCGGTCACGTGCATGTTCCACATGCTCACGTACCACCCTGAGAAAGAACTG TTCCTGCTGGAACGGCTGATCAACAAACTGGGTGACCGCATGCACTCAGTTGCCTCGCGGGTGGCCCACTACCTGACGCAGCTGACCAACCACCATCCGCGCATGAAGGGTGCCGTACTGACCGAAGTGGACCGGTTCGTCTACCGTCCCAACGTGGCACCGAAGGCCCAGTATTACGCCCTCTGCTTTCTCAGCCAG CTCCTTCTCTCGGACAATGATGTGATGCTGGCACGTTCCTTGGTATCCTTCTACTTCACCTTCTTCAAGAAGTGCGTCCAGCGTTCCAAGGTGGCAGATGCTCGCACCATGAAGGTGCTGCTGACGGGCGTCAACCGAGCGTTCCCCTATGCTCGAGCAAGTGATGCTGAGGGCTTGCCGGACGACCAAGTGAATCTCATGTTCCGTCTCGTCCACCTCACCGACTTCAACATCGCGGTACAGGCACTGACCCTACttttccag ATCCTGGATGCCAAGAGCTCACTGTCGGACCGCTTCTATGGGGCCCTCTACCGAAAAGCGCTGGACCCGGCGCTGGAGCATTCAAGCCACCAGACCATGTTCCTCAACCTCCTTTACAAGTCGCTCAAGCGGGATACCGAGAACAATCGGGTCAAAGCATTTCTAAAGCGACTGCTGCAG GCGTGCCTGTACCGGTCTCCGCATCTGGCTTGTGGCATTCTCTTCCTCGTGTCCGAAGTTCTCAAGTTACGGCCAACACTTCTCGATGCTCGGACATTTGATGACAGCCACAACGAAGCCCCTGAGTGTGCTGTGCAAATGGACGACAATGAGAGTGATGGAGAGCATTATGATGATGCTCCAGATGATAGT GACAATGAGGATGCTACAGATGCTGCAAAGTCAGCACGGTCAGATCGAAGTGGCAGTCGGACGGGAACAACCAGCGAAAAGCAGAGCACAGGTTCTTGGGTTCATACGAAGTTGACAACTGTTGACGAGTCGGGATCCATGACAGTGGAGCGGCGACGGAGAACTGG GTATGACCCTCTGGCTCGCAACCCACTCTACTGTGGTGCGGAGTTCTGCCCTGCCTGGGAGCTGCGTCACCTCAGTCGCCACCACCACCCGTCAGTGGCGCTGTTTGCCGAGCGCATCCTGCGAGGGCAGCCCGTTGCATACCCTGGTGACCCGCTGCAGGATTTCACTCTGTCACGCTTCCTCGACAG GTTTGTATACCGAAACCCCAAGGCAACCGGCGCCAACGAGCCCATCATGGAGGACCAGGCTGCCAGCGTGTTCGGCAAGCGTAGGCAGTATGTGCCCAAGGGGGTGCGCAAAATGGACGTGCTCAGTCGCCAGTACCAGCAACAGGTCGAGGCCAACATTCCACCTGAGGAGACCTTCTTGTACAG GTACTTCAAGCAGGAGCGTGAGCGACGCAAGGCCGAAAAAGTTGGGGATgaagacaagaagaagaagaaaaaggaggcGGACGAGGAGGAGCTTGCATCTGATGCGGAGAGCGTGGCCAGCGACGACGTCGGCCGGGTCCTAGACATGTTCGAACCAGGCGTCGATGGAGAGCTGGACTTTGCCTCGGCCTTCTCTGGAAGCAAG AAACGCAAGAAAGGCCGGGCAGAGTCTGATGATTCTGATGACGAAGAGTCAGATGAAGATGATGATCTTGAGGGGCTTGAAGATGATGAAGAATACCAGGAGGCCCTCAAAGGGCTGCCCCTTGGCAAAGGTGGATCGGAGATTCAAGAGGAAGACATTGAATTTTCTGATGATG atGACGAGTTCAGTACAGGAGGAAAGAGGCCTCTCAAAGAGTTACCTAACAGGGGCAAGGTCAAGAGTAAAGG tTTCGACTTGTCCAAGCTTGTTGCTTCTGCAGAAGAG TTTTCACATCTGCTGGAAGAAAATGCTGGTGGTGTGGACACAACGACATCGCAAGCTGTGTCAAACAAGGACAAAGCAA GTGCAAAGCAGCTCAGGTGGGAGAGAGACCGAGATGCTTGGGTCCGCGGAGAAGACTGGAGAAGCCGGAAACGGAAGCCAGGCACTGGTTCTGTGCTGAGACGCGGCAAAATGGCTGGAAAGCGACAGAAACGGCGCTGA
- the Noc1 gene encoding CCAAT/enhancer-binding protein zeta isoform X1 has protein sequence MVMFRPTLASSMLKLWMVTKLASAAVYRRREETTRGYAPEDVLFVGQSQPAHNYDVWQRRGTMAAPIAMADDVQSSGTARRKHKKESLPRPKIFKKTNAKFHNNVSKPPFGSEASEAVKFNQMLVKPNKKWYEQLPVGDSTTVPDNPPELVSAKRKLAEALFEHDKELYKKHGESRARASDMRWVRTVLSKGVLADKVAAHTLLIQESPLHNLASVDALLAMVTPKGKKECLLAMDALRDLFLSDLLVPDKKLKAFCQRPLASLNGSGPVESRTLLLWHFEDLLKQRYATFLQSVETVSFDQVEKLKLRAVTCMFHMLTYHPEKELFLLERLINKLGDRMHSVASRVAHYLTQLTNHHPRMKGAVLTEVDRFVYRPNVAPKAQYYALCFLSQLLLSDNDVMLARSLVSFYFTFFKKCVQRSKVADARTMKVLLTGVNRAFPYARASDAEGLPDDQVNLMFRLVHLTDFNIAVQALTLLFQILDAKSSLSDRFYGALYRKALDPALEHSSHQTMFLNLLYKSLKRDTENNRVKAFLKRLLQACLYRSPHLACGILFLVSEVLKLRPTLLDARTFDDSHNEAPECAVQMDDNESDGEHYDDAPDDSDNEDATDAAKSARSDRSGSRTGTTSEKQSTGSWVHTKLTTVDESGSMTVERRRRTGYDPLARNPLYCGAEFCPAWELRHLSRHHHPSVALFAERILRGQPVAYPGDPLQDFTLSRFLDRFVYRNPKATGANEPIMEDQAASVFGKRRQYVPKGVRKMDVLSRQYQQQVEANIPPEETFLYRYFKQERERRKAEKVGDEDKKKKKKEADEEELASDAESVASDDVGRVLDMFEPGVDGELDFASAFSGSKKRKKGRAESDDSDDEESDEDDDLEGLEDDEEYQEALKGLPLGKGGSEIQEEDIEFSDDDDEFSTGGKRPLKELPNRGKVKSKGFDLSKLVASAEEFSHLLEENAGGVDTTTSQAVSNKDKASAKQLRWERDRDAWVRGEDWRSRKRKPGTGSVLRRGKMAGKRQKRR, from the exons GGAGGAAACTACCCGAGGATACGCACCCGAGGATGTGCTGTTTGTAGGACAAAGTCAGCCTGCTCACAACTATGACGTCTGGCAACGTAGAGGTACAATGGCTGCGCCCATTGCAATGGCTGACGACGTGCAGTCAAGTGGCACTGCGCGTAGaaagcataaaaaagaaagcttaccCAGACCCAAGATCTTCAAAAAGACAAATGCAAAGTTCCATAACAATGTGTCGAAGCCACCGTTCGGCAGTGAGGCTTCGGAGGCCGTCAAGTTCAACCAGATGCTCGTCAAGCCGAACAAGAAGTGGTACGAGCAG CTTCCAGTAGGGGACTCCACGACAGTTCCTGACAACCCTCCCGAACTGGTCTCAGCCAAGCGCAAGTTGGCGGAAGCCCTATTTGAGCATGACAAGGAACTTTACAAGAAAC ACGGGGAGTCACGGGCCCGAGCCTCAGACATGCGATGGGTACGAACTGTGCTGTCGAAAGGTGTGCTTGCCGACAAGGTGGCTGCCCACACGCTGTTGATTCAGGAGAGTCCCCTGCACAACCTGGCGAGCGTGGACGCGTTGCTGGCCATGGTGACTCCCAAGGGAAAGAAGGAGTGTCTCCTCGCAATGG ATGCCCTGAGGGACCTGTTTCTCTCTGATCTCCTCGTACCTGATAAGAAGTTGAAGGCCTTTTGTCAG CGCCCCCTGGCGAGCCTGAATGGCAGTGGCCCGGTCGAGTCCCGGACGCTGCTCCTCTGGCACTTTGAGGACCTACTGAAGCAGCGGTATGCGACGTTCCTGCAGTCCGTGGAGACGGTCTCCTTCGACCAGGTGGAGAAGCTCAAGCTGCGTGCGGTCACGTGCATGTTCCACATGCTCACGTACCACCCTGAGAAAGAACTG TTCCTGCTGGAACGGCTGATCAACAAACTGGGTGACCGCATGCACTCAGTTGCCTCGCGGGTGGCCCACTACCTGACGCAGCTGACCAACCACCATCCGCGCATGAAGGGTGCCGTACTGACCGAAGTGGACCGGTTCGTCTACCGTCCCAACGTGGCACCGAAGGCCCAGTATTACGCCCTCTGCTTTCTCAGCCAG CTCCTTCTCTCGGACAATGATGTGATGCTGGCACGTTCCTTGGTATCCTTCTACTTCACCTTCTTCAAGAAGTGCGTCCAGCGTTCCAAGGTGGCAGATGCTCGCACCATGAAGGTGCTGCTGACGGGCGTCAACCGAGCGTTCCCCTATGCTCGAGCAAGTGATGCTGAGGGCTTGCCGGACGACCAAGTGAATCTCATGTTCCGTCTCGTCCACCTCACCGACTTCAACATCGCGGTACAGGCACTGACCCTACttttccag ATCCTGGATGCCAAGAGCTCACTGTCGGACCGCTTCTATGGGGCCCTCTACCGAAAAGCGCTGGACCCGGCGCTGGAGCATTCAAGCCACCAGACCATGTTCCTCAACCTCCTTTACAAGTCGCTCAAGCGGGATACCGAGAACAATCGGGTCAAAGCATTTCTAAAGCGACTGCTGCAG GCGTGCCTGTACCGGTCTCCGCATCTGGCTTGTGGCATTCTCTTCCTCGTGTCCGAAGTTCTCAAGTTACGGCCAACACTTCTCGATGCTCGGACATTTGATGACAGCCACAACGAAGCCCCTGAGTGTGCTGTGCAAATGGACGACAATGAGAGTGATGGAGAGCATTATGATGATGCTCCAGATGATAGT GACAATGAGGATGCTACAGATGCTGCAAAGTCAGCACGGTCAGATCGAAGTGGCAGTCGGACGGGAACAACCAGCGAAAAGCAGAGCACAGGTTCTTGGGTTCATACGAAGTTGACAACTGTTGACGAGTCGGGATCCATGACAGTGGAGCGGCGACGGAGAACTGG GTATGACCCTCTGGCTCGCAACCCACTCTACTGTGGTGCGGAGTTCTGCCCTGCCTGGGAGCTGCGTCACCTCAGTCGCCACCACCACCCGTCAGTGGCGCTGTTTGCCGAGCGCATCCTGCGAGGGCAGCCCGTTGCATACCCTGGTGACCCGCTGCAGGATTTCACTCTGTCACGCTTCCTCGACAG GTTTGTATACCGAAACCCCAAGGCAACCGGCGCCAACGAGCCCATCATGGAGGACCAGGCTGCCAGCGTGTTCGGCAAGCGTAGGCAGTATGTGCCCAAGGGGGTGCGCAAAATGGACGTGCTCAGTCGCCAGTACCAGCAACAGGTCGAGGCCAACATTCCACCTGAGGAGACCTTCTTGTACAG GTACTTCAAGCAGGAGCGTGAGCGACGCAAGGCCGAAAAAGTTGGGGATgaagacaagaagaagaagaaaaaggaggcGGACGAGGAGGAGCTTGCATCTGATGCGGAGAGCGTGGCCAGCGACGACGTCGGCCGGGTCCTAGACATGTTCGAACCAGGCGTCGATGGAGAGCTGGACTTTGCCTCGGCCTTCTCTGGAAGCAAG AAACGCAAGAAAGGCCGGGCAGAGTCTGATGATTCTGATGACGAAGAGTCAGATGAAGATGATGATCTTGAGGGGCTTGAAGATGATGAAGAATACCAGGAGGCCCTCAAAGGGCTGCCCCTTGGCAAAGGTGGATCGGAGATTCAAGAGGAAGACATTGAATTTTCTGATGATG atGACGAGTTCAGTACAGGAGGAAAGAGGCCTCTCAAAGAGTTACCTAACAGGGGCAAGGTCAAGAGTAAAGG tTTCGACTTGTCCAAGCTTGTTGCTTCTGCAGAAGAG TTTTCACATCTGCTGGAAGAAAATGCTGGTGGTGTGGACACAACGACATCGCAAGCTGTGTCAAACAAGGACAAAGCAA GTGCAAAGCAGCTCAGGTGGGAGAGAGACCGAGATGCTTGGGTCCGCGGAGAAGACTGGAGAAGCCGGAAACGGAAGCCAGGCACTGGTTCTGTGCTGAGACGCGGCAAAATGGCTGGAAAGCGACAGAAACGGCGCTGA